The Nitrosococcus watsonii C-113 genome includes the window GTATATTCGGACGATGTTCGATGAAATTACCCGTATTCTCAACCACCTCATGTGGTTAGGTGCCCATGGTCTGGATATTGGCGCCATGACGGTGTTTTTGTACTGTTTTCGGGAGCGGGAGGATCTCATGGACTGCTATGAAGCGGTTTCTGGAGCCCGTATGCACGCAACCTATTATCGTCCCGGTGGAGTTTATCGCGACTTGCCGGAGACGATGCCGGGATATCAACTTTCTAAGTGGCATAATGAAAAAGAGATAGCGGCACTTAATCGGAATCGAGAGGGATCTTTGCTTGATTTTATTGAAGATTTCACCACCCGCTTTCCTACTTGCGTGGATGAATATGAAACCCTACTGACCGATAATCGAATCTGGAAACAGCGCACGGTCGGCATTGGAGTCGTCACGCCGGAGAGGGCGTTGCAATTAGGTTTTACGGGACCCATGCTGCGTGGTTCAGGAGTGGAATGGGATTTACGGAAAAAACAACCCTACGCTGTGTATGACCAAGTAGATTTTGATATTCCTGTGGGGGTCAATGGGGATTGCTATGACCGTTATTTGGTGCGGATAGAAGAGATGCGCCAGTCCAATCAAATCATCAGGCAGTGTGTGGATTGGCTGCGAAAAAACCCTGGCCCGGTTATAGTGAACAACTATAAGGTTGCTGCCCCCCCGCGGGAAGAAATGAAAAACGATATGGAGGTGCTGATTCATCATTTCAAGCTATTTACCGAGGGGTATTGTGTTCCGGAAGGCGAAGCTTATGCAGCGGTAGAAGCGCCCAAGGGTGAATTTGGGGTTTACCTTATCTCGGATGGGGCTAATAAACCCTACCGGCTTAAAATCCGAGCGCCGGGGTTTGCTCATTTAGCCGCTATGGACGAAATGGTACAAGGTCATATGCTTGCCGATGTAGTTGCTATTATCGGAACCATGGATATTGTTTTTGGGGAGATCGATAGGTGAGCATGGGACAGCCGAAATGGGGAAAATGGAAAAATCGAGAAGAAGAGGAAAATCTTCTCTCCTCTGAGGTACGGCAGCAAATTGATGATTGGATCGCAAAATATCCCCCGGAGCAAAAGCAATCCGCGATTATTCCAGCCTTGCATATTGTGCAAGCAGCTAATGGGGGTTATTTAACTGATAAACTTTTGGATGCAGTAGCTGAATATCTGGAGATGCGTCCCATCAGTGTTTATGAGGTGGCTACGTTCTATTCCATGTATGAATTAAAGCCAATTGGTCGGCATAAAATCAGTGTTTGCACTAATATTTCATGTCAGCTTCGTGGCTCTGATGAGGTCGTGGCTCATTTGCGGAAACGTTTGGGCATCGGTTTCGGAGAGACGACGCCGGATCACCGTTTCACGGTTAAAGAAGCTGAATGCCTAGGCGCTTGTGGTGGAGCACCCATGATGATGGCGGGGCGTACTTATCATGAAAATTTAACACCAGCAAAGATCGATCAAATTCTTGAGGCTCTAAAATGATCGCTCTCAACCAAGTCTGTTTTCGCACCTTGGATCTCGATCCTCCGTGGGGGTTGGAAAGTTATCTAAAGGTGAAGGGGTATGAAGTTTGGAAACGCATTCTAAAAGAAAAAACTCCGCCTTCCAAGATCATTGATGAAATCAAAACTTCTGGCCTTCGAGGCCGCGGAGGGGCGGGATTTCCGACAGGATTGAAATGGAGCTTTATGCCCAAGGATTTAGCAGGTATCAAATATATTGTTTGTAACTCGGATGAGGGGGAGCCAGGTACCTTCAAAGACCGGGATATTCTCCGCTATAACCCCCATCAGTTGATTGAAGGCATGGCCATTGCGGGTTATACCATTGGTGCAACAGTAGGCTACAATTACACCCGCGGTGAATTCAGCGAGCCCATTGAACGCTTTGAAGATGCCTTGGAGGAAGCTTACCAAGCGGGCTTGCTGGGTAAAAATATCCTGGCATCAGGGGTCGACTTCGATCTCTACTCCCATCCCGGTGCGGGGGCTTATATTTGTGGCGAGGAGACAGCTTTGCTGGAATCCCTAGAGGGCAAAAAAGGCATGCCTCGCTATAAACCGCCATTTCCCGCGGGTTTTGGCCTCTATGGTAGGCCCACCACCATTAATAATACCGAGACTCTTGCTTCGGTGCCCGTGATTTTAGAGAAGGGAGGGCCATGGTTCTTGAAGTTGGGAACACCAACCAGTGGGGGAACCAAAATCTTTAGTGTCTCGGGGCATGTCAACCGGCCCGGTAATTATGAAGTCCCCATGGGGATCTCATTTAAAGACTTGCTTGAATTAGCGGGCGGGATGCGTAATGGAAATGCCCTAAAAGCGGTTATTCCTGGAGGGACTTCCGTGCCAGTAATGCCCGCGGAGACCATCATGGCCGCTAATATGGATTATGACTCGCTTGCTAAGGCGGGTTCGTTACTGGGCGCGGGTTCAGTCATCATTATGGATGAAACAACTTGTATGGTGCGGGCTCTGGAGCGGATCTCGGCCTTCTATCGCGAGGAATCCTGTGGCCAATGCACGCCTTGCCGGGAAGGGACGGGGTGGCTATATCGCGTGGTTCACCGCATTGAACAGGGCCAGGGTACGCAAGAAGATTTGGATAAGGTGGTCAATGTAGCCCAAAATATTGATGGCCATACTATTTGCGCGCTGGGAGATGCCGCTGCGGCGCCAGTAATAAGCTTTATCAAACACTTTCGGGATGAGTTTCAATATCACATCGATCATAAGCGATGCTTAGTCGGAAGCGGGTTCTGAAGGATGAAACCGGGAATGGTCAAAATTGAGATTGATGGCACTGAACTCCAGGTAAAGGCTGGGAAGATGCTCATCGAGGTAGCTGATGAGATTGGCGTTGATATCCCTCGGTTCTGCTATCACAAACATTTATCGATTGCTGCTAACTGCCGGATGTGCTTAGTGGAGGTGGAAAAATCCAGAAAACCCCTGCCTGCTTGTGCCACCCCTGTGGCGGATGGCATGAAGGTATTGACCAGTTCGCCCCGCGCTATTGCGGCCCAAAAGGGGGTGATGGAGTTTCTGCTCATTAATCACCCGTTGGATTGTCCTATCTGCGATCAAGGGGGGGAGTGCGAGTTACAAGATCTGGCCATGGGTTATGGTAATGATATTTCCCGCTTTACCGAGCGTAAACGGGTGGTAAAGGACAAGAATATCGGGTCTTTGATTAAAACCGATCTGACACGCTGTATCCACTGTACTCGCTGTGTTCGCTTTGGCCAGGAGATTGCTGGCATAAAGGAACTAGGGGCGACCGGGCGCGGTGAGCATATGGAGATTGGTACCTATATTGAGCAGAGTTTAGAGTCGGAATTAGCGGGAAATGTCATTGATCTTTGTCCGGTAGGCGCGTTGACAGACAAACCTTTCCGCTACCGTGCCCGGGCTTGGGAAATGGCGGGACATCCTACTATTTCTCCCCACGATAGTGTAGGCGCCAACATTGAATTGCATGTACGGCGGAATGAGGTGATGCGGGCCGTTCCCCGTGATAACGAAGCGGTGAATGAAACCTGGATCGCTGATCGCGACCGTTATGGCTGGCTTGGCTTAACCCACGAAGAACGGTTGCATCGGCCTATGGTTAAGCGGGAGGGCGTTTGGCGTGAAACCGACTGGGAGGAAGCATTAGAAACGGCTGCTAAGGGCCTGCAACGGATTGCTGAAGAGGCCGGAAGTACTCAGCTAGGTGGGCTTGCCTCGCCCTATGCGACTGTTGAGGAACTCTCCTTATTTCAGAAACTATTGCGAGGTCTGCATAGTAACAATATTGATCATCGCCTGCGGCGGCAAGATTTTCGTGATCAGGAATTTGAGCCAGAAGCGGTGCCTCTAGGCTGTACGATTGAAGAGCTGGAACAGTCGGATTGCATTTTAGTGGTGGGGGCTAATATACATAAGGAGCAACCTTTGCTTGGGCTGCGCCTGCGTAAAGCAGCGCTTCGAGGCGCAGCCCTTATGTGCATTAACCCCGTGGATTATCTAGTCCGCTTCCCCGTTGCAGAGAAGGTAATTGCGGGGCCTCAGGGTATAGTTCGAGCCTTGGCTGGTGTAGCTAAGTGTTTAGCAGTGAGCAAGGGCGAGTCCTTGGATGCTGAATGGACTTCTCTATTAGCTGATATTCAGCCTACCGAGACAGAGCGGGCCATGGCGGATCAGTTGGCTAATGCCTTGCACGGGCGGATATTATTAGGTGGGGTAGCTGAGGGACATCCTCACTTTTCGGTATTACGTGCTCTAGCAGATTTAGCGTGCCGGCTGGGTGGCTGCCAGCTAGGTTTTTTCCCCTCGGGAGGCAACGCTGTGGGAGCAGCCTTAGCCGGTGTTCTTCCCCATCGGGGGCCTGGGGGGAGCCGTGCGCCAGTACGGGGCCTCAATGGGCAGGCAATGCTTGAAGCAGAACTTCGGGGCTATGTGCTACTGGCGGTTGAACCTGAGTTTGACTGCGCCGATCCTCTATTGGCTCAGAAGGCTCTTCGGAATGCAGACTTTATTGTTTTATTAACGGCATTTCGCAGTCCGGCTATGCTGGACTACGCGAATGTGCTATTACCTATCGCCACCTATGTTGAGACCTCGGGAACTTTCGTAAACGCCGAAGGCCGTTGGCAGAGCTTTACAGGAGCTGTTCCTCCTCCAGGGGAGGCACGCCCGGCTTGGAAGGTGCTGCGAGTGCTTGCTAATCTGCTGCAAATTCCCGGTTTCAATTATCTTTCTTCCCAAGAGATTCATGACGAGCTGCGCCATCAAATAGAGAATCTTGCTAAGCCCCAGGCATCAACCCCATGGCATCCAGAAACGCTTGGAAGCGCGAATGATGGTAATTATTTAGTGCGTATCGCGGACACCTTTATCTACGGGACGGATGGATTGGTTCGGCGTAGCCGCCCGTTGCAGGAAAGTCCCGATGGTCAAGCGGCTGGTCAAGCTTATATGAATAGCGCTGATGCGGCCCGGCTAGGTCTAAGCGATGCCGAACGGATTACGGTGGACCAAGGGAATGGGCAAGTCACTTTACCTTTTGTGGTTGATGACACTGTAGCGGAAGGGTGTTTACGGCTGGCTGCTGCCTTTGAAGAGGCGGGGGCCTTGGGCGCTCCTTTTATGCCCATTAAGGTTACCGCAGCGGAGTAAGGTTATATGTTTGATTTTCTACCTTCATCGCTTCAGGTGACGCTGCCGATTCTCTTTAAGATCGTAGTTATCGTGTTGCCGCTGATATTGATAGTCGCTTGGTTGACTTTCGCCGAGCGGAAGATCATTGGCTATATGCAGGGCCGGATAGGTCCAAATCGCGTTGGACCTAGGGGTTGGCTGCAGCCTATTGCGGATACCGTCAAGCTCCTTCTGAAGGAAATTATTATCCCGGCTAGCGCCAACCGAATTCTGTTTTTGCTGGCGCCGGTGCTTGCTATTGCTCCAGCCCTTGCTGTTTGGGCCGTGGTCCCTTTCGATGCCCATTTAGTTCTCGCGGATATCAACGCTGCTTTACTGTACATTCTCGCCATTGGCTCCATGAGCGTGTATGGCATTATCCTGGCGGGTTGGGCTTCCAACTCCAAATATGCTTTTCTGGGGGCCATGCGTTCTGCCGCTCAAGTCGTGTCTTATGAAATCGCTATGGGCTTTGCGCTGGTGGGTGTACTGATTGCGGGTGGTAGCCTTAATCTTGGTGAGATCGTGCAAGCCCAGGAAGGGGGGTTCTGGCACTGGTTTTGGTTGCCCTTATTTCCTTTGTTCCTAATTTATTTCATCTCTGGGGTGGCAGAGACTAACCGTTTGCCTTTTGATGTGGCCGAGGGTGAATCTGAGATTGTTGCCGGTTTTCATGTGGAATATTCTGGGATGGCTTTTGCCCTTTTTTTTCTCGCTGAATACATTGAGATGATCCTAGTGTCGACTCTGGCGGCTTTGATGTTTCTGGGCGGATGGTTATCTCCATTTCAGGGAACAGTACTAGAAGCAATATTTGGATGGGTTCCCGGCATCGTTTGGCTCCTGATAAAGACGGCTATATTTTTATTCTTTTACCTTTGGTTTCGGGCTACTTTCCCTCGTTATCGATACGATCAAATTATGCGCCTTGGTTGGAAGGTATTTATTCCTATCACCATCGTTTGGTTGTTGGTAGTAGGGGGCGCGCGGGTTGCCCAGCTAGGCCCTTGGTTCACGTAAGGAGTAATCATTATGAATACCCTGCGTTCGTACGTTAAGAGCTTTTTATTGTGGGAATTACTGCTGGGTCTTAAATTGACTGGCCGTTATTTGTTCACAAAAAAGGTTACAGTCCAGTTCCCCGAAGAACGGACGCCCCAATCACCCCGATTCCGTGGTCTTCATGCTTTACGTCGTTATCCCAACGGTGAAGAGCGTTGTATTGCCTGCAAGCTCTGCGAGGCTGTTTGCCCGGCGTTAGCGATCACCATTGATTCCGAGCAACGGGACGATGGAACTCGTCGTACGACTCGTTATGACATTGATCTTTTTAAGTGTATTTACTGCGGTTTTTGTGAGGAGTCCTGCCCGGTCGATTCTATCGTGGAGACTCGGATTCTTGATTATCATTTTGAAGAGCGGGGAGAGCATATTCTCCACAAAGAGCAATTATTGGCGCTGGGCGATAAGTATGAAGCCCAAATTGCTGCCGATAGGGCTGCTGATGCGCCTTATCGTTAACTAGGGCTTTATAGGCTGCTGCCTCATGGAAAAGACTCTTTTTTATATCTTTGCTGCTATTTTGCTGTTTGCGGCAACTATGGTAGTTACTGTACGTAACCCTGTGCGAGCAGCCTTATTTTTGGTTTTGGCTTTTTTTACTAGCGCTGCTATCTGGCTTTTGCTGGAAGCTGAGTTTCTGGCGATTGTGTTGGTGTTGGTTTATATCGGTGCGGTTATGGTGTTATTCCTGTTTGTGGTGATGATGCTGGATATGAATCTGGCGCCACTGCAGGAAGGCTTTGCTCGGTACTTGCCCGTTGGGCTTTTGGTAGCAGTGCTCATTGCCATTGAAATGATAATGGTGCTAGGAAGCAAAAACTTTGGCCTTGATCAATTCACTGTCCCTGTTGCCCGCGGGGCTGATTACAACAACACGAAGGAGTTGGGGAATTTACTTTACACTGTTTACGTTTATCCTTTTGAACTAGCTTCGGTTATCCTTCTAGTCGCTATTGTCGCGGCCATTGCTTTAGCACTGCGGCGGCGTCCAAGTAAAACGCAAGATCCTGTGCAACAGGTGCGGGTACGGCCTCAAGATCGAGTCAGATTGGTCAAGATGACCGCCGAGAAGTCCCAAAAAATAAACTAGATCCAATAATGATTGCATTATCCGATTTTTTAATCCTGGGGGCGCTATTGTTTTGCCTCTCCGTTGCTGGAATTTTTCTTAACCGGAAAAATATTATCATTCTATTAATGTCCATTGAGCTTATGCTGCTGGCCGTTAATATGAATTTCGTGGCTTTTTCCCACTTTCTGGAAGATATGGCGGGACAAGTTTTTGTTTTTTTTATACTCACGGTAGCCGCGGCGGAAAGCGCCATTGGTTTGGCGATTCTGGTGGTTTTATTCCGGAATAGGCGGACCATTAATGTGGGTGATTTGGATAATTTAAAGGGCTAGGTACGATGGAAGTCCAGACTCTTGGGATTGTGCTTGCGCCCCTGATCGGCAGCATCATTGCTGGCTTGTTTGGAAAGAAGATTGGGCGCATCTGGTCCCATCGAGCCGCTATTGCTGGGGTAAGCATTGCATTTTTGTTATCTCTCATGGTGTTTAAGCAGGTAGTGGTGGATGGGGTCACCTATAATGAGGCCGTCTACACTTGGGCTGCCGTTGGCGATTTACGCGTGGAAATCGGTTTTCTCATTGATCGTTTAAGCGCGCTAATGATGGTAGTGGTGACCTTTGTTTCCCTGATGGTACATATCTATACCATCGGCTATATGGCGGATGATCCCGGCTATCAGCGTTTTTTTAGCTATATCGCTCTTTTCACTTTTTCCATGCTGATGTTGGTCATGGCAAATAATTTCCTCCAATTGTTTTTTGGATGGGAAGCCGTGGGCTTGGTGTCCTACCTATTGATAGGTTTCTGGTATAAGCGGGAATCCGCCATTTATGCCAGTCTTAAAGCCTTTTTAGTTAACCGGATTGGTGATATAGGTTTTTTGCTGGGGATCGCCTGCGTATTAATGTATACGGGGAGCCTGGATTATGTAGAGGTATTTGCCGTGGTGCCCACGCTGACGGAGGAAACACTTTCTGCTTGGCCAGGAACCGCTTGGTCGGTGCTGACGGTGATAGGAATTTTACTCTTCATTGGTGCTATGGGTAAATCGGCGCAAGCACCTTTACATGTTTGGTTGCCGGATTCCATGGAAGGTCCGACCCCGATTTCAGCTCTTATTCACGCGGCAACCATGGTGACCGCGGGTATTTTTATGGTCGCTCGGATGTCGCCGATCTATGAACTGTCTGAAACCGCTCTGAGCGTTATTTTGGTGATTGGGGCAGTGACGGCTTTCTTTATGGGGCTGATAGGTATCGTCCAAAATGATATCAAGCGGGTAATTGCCTATTCTACTTTGTCGCAATTAGGGTATATGACAGTAGCCCTTGGAGCTTCCGCCTATGCGGCGGGAATCTTTCATCTTATGACTCATGCCTTTTTTAAGGCCCTGCTTTTCCTTGGGGCGGGTTCGGTCATTATTGCCATGCACCATGAGCAGGATATGCGTAAGATGGGCGGGCTGAAAAAATATATGCCTATCACCTACTGGACTGCCTTCATAGGTGCTTTGGCCTTGATCGGATTTCCTGGTTTTTCCGGGTATTTCTCCAAGGATTCTATTATCGAGGCCGTTCATGCCTCCGAGCTTCCCGGCGCCGGTTTTGCCTATGCGATGGTTCTTTCCGGTGTATTTGTTACGGCTTTTTACACCTTTCGAATGTTGTTTCTTACTTTCCATGGCAAGGAGCGAATGGATAAGCATACCCAGAAACAGCTTAAAGAATCTCCAGCCGTGGTGACTATTCCGTTGGTATTGCTAGCGATACCCTCCGTAATTGCGGGTTTTTGTATCGAAGCATTCTTGTTTGGTGGCTTTTTTGGCGAGGCGATTACGGTTTTGCCGGCGCATGATGTGCTGACAGAAGTAGGGGCTGAATTTCATAAGGGGATCGCCTCTTTTGCTTTGCACGGGTTTGAGGGGATTCCTTTTGCGCTGTCTATGATCGGAGTGATAGCAGCTTGGTATTTATACCTCAAGCGCCCTCAGTTGCCAGGGCTATTACGGACGCGTTTTGGCCTGCTTTATTGGGCTTTGAGTAACAAATTTGGTTTCGATCGCTTCAATGAAATTGTCTTTGCAGGTGGCGCTCGTCAGGCGGGCAAGTTACTTTCACAGCTTGGAGATCGCATGCTGATTGACGGCTTTTTTGTCAATGGAACAGCGCGGGTAGTTGGCATAATCGCTCAAATTACCCGTTATTTGCAGTCCGGTTATCTTTTTCATTATGCCTTTGCCATGATTTTAGGGCTGCTTTTTCTTATCGGCGGTTTCGTTATTTACGGGGGCTAAAAAGGCATGTTAACTGGATTATCGCTCCTCTCCTTGGTTATTTGGCTACCTATTTTGGGTGGTTTCCTGGTGCTAGCTGCCGGTAATCATGTGGAGCGTGTTCGTTGGCTTTCACTGGGGATTTCAGGGTTAACTTTTGTGGTGAGCTGGTCGCTGTATACGGGCTTTGATACCAGCACGGCCGCTATGCAATTTCAAGAGAAACTTTCTTGGGTTGAAACCTTCGACGTTTATTATCATTTAGGGATCGATGGCATTTCCATGCCGCTCATCATCCTCACCACGTTTTCCACGGTGTTGGTTGTGGTTGCGGGTTGGCGGGTTATCGAACACAAATTAGCGCAATACATGGCCAGCTTCCTGATTATGGAAGGGCTGATGAACGGTGTTTTTGCGGCCTTAGATGCGGTTTTGTTCTATTTTTTCTTCGAGGGCATGCTAATCCCCTTATTTTTAATCATTGGAATTTGGGGAGGACCCAACCGGATCTACGCTACGCTTAAATTTTTTCTTTATACTTTCCTGGGCTCTGTCTTTTTTCTGCTTGCGCTTCTCTATTTACGCAGTGTTACTGGCGGTTTTTCCATCTTGGAATTCCACCAAGTACCCCTGGATATGCAGGCCCAGATAGGGATATTTTTGGCCTTTCTGCTTGCCTTTGCGGTGAAAGTACCCATGTGGCCCGTTCATACTTGGTTGCCGGATGCCCATGTGGAGGCCCCCACGGGGGGATCGGTGATCTTGGCGGCCATCACTCTCAAGATAGGCGCTTATGGTTTTATGCGGTTTAGTTTGCCTATTACGCCCGATGCTAGTATGGCGCTCAATTGGCTCATTATTACCCTATCGCTTATTGCCGTAGTGTATATTGGTTTAGTGGCGATAGTGCAGGAAGATCTTAAGAAGCTGATTGCTTATTCCAGTATTGCCCACATGGGATTCGTGACTCTCGGGTTGTTTATTGCTTTTGCTATTTTTTCCCAGAGCATTGAAGGTGATGGTGCCCTGTTGGGTTTGGAAGGAGCGTTGGTACAGATGATCTCCCACGGTCTGGTTTCCGCAGCCATGTTTTTGTGTGTCGGGGTTTTATATGATCGGCTGCGCACGCGGTTAATTAAGGATTATGGTGGCGTTGTGAATAGGATGCCGATATTCGCCTCTCTTATGGTCTTGTTTGCTATGGCCAACGTGGGTTTGCCGGGCACTTCGGGATTTGTGGGTGAATTTTTAGTCATTCTGGGCGCTTTCCAGGCGGACTTTTGGTACGCTTTTTTCGCTTCGATGACGTTGATTCTGGGGGCTACTTATACTCTTTGGATGATCAAGCGGGTGGTTTTTGGAGATATCGCTAACGATAAGGTTGCCACCATGGAGGATCTTAACTCGCGAGAGTTTCTGGTGCTGGGAACTTTGGCAGCGGCGGTGCTGTTGCTTGGCGTTTGGCCGCAGCCCCTGCTAGAAGTGATGCATACTTCCCTGGAACACTTGCTATCCCAGATGGCAGCATCAAAATTGGTCTAAAGCCGTATTATTGGCTGTGAATTCCACCTCCTTTTGGGTTTTGAAAGAAGTGACACGATGAGTTTCGATATACCTGATTTTCTGCCTGCATTACCGGAAATAGCCGTCCTTGGAATGGGTTGTGTGCTGTTGTTAGCCGTTGCGTACGGTGGCCGACAAAGCGGCAAAATCGCTTATTGGATTACCCAATTAACATTAGTGATCGCCGCATTGCTCACCTTTTATTCTCTGGACTATTCCTCCCAGAGTGTCACTTTCAATGGTAGCTATATTAAAGATTCGCTAAGCGACACCTTAAAGCTGTTTATCTACATTATCGTTTTTGGGGTGTTTCTTTATTCCCGTGACTACCTACAAGCGAGAGCTCTGGATAAAGGTGAATTCTACGTATTAGGCTTGTTTGGCGTGCTGGGCATGATGGTGATTGCTTCGGCCCACCATTTTCTGACTCTCTATTTAGGACTTGAACTGCTCTCTCTTAACCAGTATGCCATGGTAGCCTTGCTGCGAAATAATCGTTGGGCTTCCGAAGCGGCCATGAAATATTTTGTGCTAGGCGCTTTGGCTTCCGGCATGCTGTTATACGGTATGTCCATGATCTACGGGGTAACTGGCGATCTTCATGTTGCTGCCGTAGCGGAAGGAATAGGGGGAAGCGGCAATAGCCAGGTTTTGGTATTCGGGGTGGTATTTATCGTAGTGGGGCTGGCGTTTAAGCTTGGTGCCGTGCCTTTCCACATGTGGTTGCCCGATGTGTATCATGGTGCGCCCACGGCGGTGACCCTGTATATTGGCACAGCGCCTAAAATCGCGGCATTTGCTTTGCTCATGCGCCTGCTGGTGGAAGCGCTAGGAGAGGTGCAGCCCCACTGGCAGGATATGCTAATCGTTCTTTCCGTTCTCTCCATGGCTATCGGTAACGTTGTCGCTATTGCCCAGACCAATCTTAAGCGAATGCTGGCCTATTCCACCATAGCCCATGTAGGTTTTCTCTTGCTGGGAATCTTGACGGGTACTGGAGTAGGTTACGCTGCCGCCATGTTTTATATTATTGTTTACGCCTTGATGAGTCTGGGGAGCTTTGGCATGATTATTTTTCTTTCCCGATCCGATTTTGAAGCTGATCGCCTGGAGGACTTTAAAGGATTGAACGAGCGTAGCCCTTGGTTTGCCTTTATGATGCTTATTCTGATGTTCTCTCTAGCAGGGGTACCGCCTACCGTAGGATTTTACGCTAAATGGGCGGTGATCATGGCGATTATTGATAAGGGATTGATTTGGTTGGCGGTCGTTGCGGTATTATTTTCCGTGATTGGGGCTTTTTATTACCTGCGGGTGATTAAATTTATGTATTTCGACAGTTCCGCGGAAAAGATTTCCCTGAGCGAACGTGCCGATTTCCGCTGGTGTATGAGTGCTAATGGCCTTGCCATGTTGGGATTGGGTATCTTCCCTGGCGCCCTAATGGGGCTGTGCGTAGCAGTATTGGGTTGAAAAATAAACTAGCGATGAAAGCCATAGTTATGACGGCAACGGGAGGCCCCGAAGTCCTGCAACTGCAAACGCTGCCGAAGCCTACAATCCGTCAACCTGGCGAAGTTCTGATTCAACTCAAAGGGGCTGGAATTAACCCGGTAGATACTAAACTGCGAACCCGGGGTACTTTCTACCCAGACCGCTCCCCGACAATTCTCGGTTGCGATGGGGCAGGCATTGTGGATGCTGTGGGCGAAGAGGTTAAAAATTTCAAGAAAGGAGATGAGGTTTATTTTTGCTTTGGAGGCATTGGAGGCCCGGAAGGGAATTATAGGGAATATGCGGTAGTGGACCATCGCTTTATCGCTAAAAAACCCAAAAAACTCTCCTTTGTTGAGGCTAGCGC containing:
- the nuoN gene encoding NADH-quinone oxidoreductase subunit NuoN, with product MSFDIPDFLPALPEIAVLGMGCVLLLAVAYGGRQSGKIAYWITQLTLVIAALLTFYSLDYSSQSVTFNGSYIKDSLSDTLKLFIYIIVFGVFLYSRDYLQARALDKGEFYVLGLFGVLGMMVIASAHHFLTLYLGLELLSLNQYAMVALLRNNRWASEAAMKYFVLGALASGMLLYGMSMIYGVTGDLHVAAVAEGIGGSGNSQVLVFGVVFIVVGLAFKLGAVPFHMWLPDVYHGAPTAVTLYIGTAPKIAAFALLMRLLVEALGEVQPHWQDMLIVLSVLSMAIGNVVAIAQTNLKRMLAYSTIAHVGFLLLGILTGTGVGYAAAMFYIIVYALMSLGSFGMIIFLSRSDFEADRLEDFKGLNERSPWFAFMMLILMFSLAGVPPTVGFYAKWAVIMAIIDKGLIWLAVVAVLFSVIGAFYYLRVIKFMYFDSSAEKISLSERADFRWCMSANGLAMLGLGIFPGALMGLCVAVLG
- the nuoK gene encoding NADH-quinone oxidoreductase subunit NuoK, whose amino-acid sequence is MIALSDFLILGALLFCLSVAGIFLNRKNIIILLMSIELMLLAVNMNFVAFSHFLEDMAGQVFVFFILTVAAAESAIGLAILVVLFRNRRTINVGDLDNLKG
- the nuoL gene encoding NADH-quinone oxidoreductase subunit L, which encodes MEVQTLGIVLAPLIGSIIAGLFGKKIGRIWSHRAAIAGVSIAFLLSLMVFKQVVVDGVTYNEAVYTWAAVGDLRVEIGFLIDRLSALMMVVVTFVSLMVHIYTIGYMADDPGYQRFFSYIALFTFSMLMLVMANNFLQLFFGWEAVGLVSYLLIGFWYKRESAIYASLKAFLVNRIGDIGFLLGIACVLMYTGSLDYVEVFAVVPTLTEETLSAWPGTAWSVLTVIGILLFIGAMGKSAQAPLHVWLPDSMEGPTPISALIHAATMVTAGIFMVARMSPIYELSETALSVILVIGAVTAFFMGLIGIVQNDIKRVIAYSTLSQLGYMTVALGASAYAAGIFHLMTHAFFKALLFLGAGSVIIAMHHEQDMRKMGGLKKYMPITYWTAFIGALALIGFPGFSGYFSKDSIIEAVHASELPGAGFAYAMVLSGVFVTAFYTFRMLFLTFHGKERMDKHTQKQLKESPAVVTIPLVLLAIPSVIAGFCIEAFLFGGFFGEAITVLPAHDVLTEVGAEFHKGIASFALHGFEGIPFALSMIGVIAAWYLYLKRPQLPGLLRTRFGLLYWALSNKFGFDRFNEIVFAGGARQAGKLLSQLGDRMLIDGFFVNGTARVVGIIAQITRYLQSGYLFHYAFAMILGLLFLIGGFVIYGG
- a CDS encoding NADH-quinone oxidoreductase subunit M; translated protein: MLTGLSLLSLVIWLPILGGFLVLAAGNHVERVRWLSLGISGLTFVVSWSLYTGFDTSTAAMQFQEKLSWVETFDVYYHLGIDGISMPLIILTTFSTVLVVVAGWRVIEHKLAQYMASFLIMEGLMNGVFAALDAVLFYFFFEGMLIPLFLIIGIWGGPNRIYATLKFFLYTFLGSVFFLLALLYLRSVTGGFSILEFHQVPLDMQAQIGIFLAFLLAFAVKVPMWPVHTWLPDAHVEAPTGGSVILAAITLKIGAYGFMRFSLPITPDASMALNWLIITLSLIAVVYIGLVAIVQEDLKKLIAYSSIAHMGFVTLGLFIAFAIFSQSIEGDGALLGLEGALVQMISHGLVSAAMFLCVGVLYDRLRTRLIKDYGGVVNRMPIFASLMVLFAMANVGLPGTSGFVGEFLVILGAFQADFWYAFFASMTLILGATYTLWMIKRVVFGDIANDKVATMEDLNSREFLVLGTLAAAVLLLGVWPQPLLEVMHTSLEHLLSQMAASKLV